From the genome of Colletotrichum higginsianum IMI 349063 chromosome 4, whole genome shotgun sequence, one region includes:
- a CDS encoding Rad4 transglutaminase-like domain-containing protein: MAGRKRTRVSRSRAAKSDVLDVYQEMLAEATTDTGLSTSVEPPAKRLKRPGERKMEAGIATTSMEAGGVDEDEAQGIEFEDVTLPQATIQTMYRDSEDDDDEEEEDDDDDEELKFENIDFATMQPESDAREEPQTLTLNLSEHGGTKAGIQKRTMKRKPITKEEKERRIFTHRTHLLCLILHCALRNRWCNDEQAQRSLRPLLSKKTINYLTPGPSLPQFGQTESLKNGLQQAGSMFKSKFQITERGLRRPLWAEDPKHLDNYELPANMDSCLNRSDFRDAARKLCGSRDVGAQLYCALLRSVGVRARLVCSLQPLSFVHGGPNLPKPRSIETPIKPTREDKIRTQLSRYRAVADESPSSASGLTSPLRRLGHPNAAAYQLPLLSTPPPAAQKSKETPKRIHESPFPVYWVEVLDVGHQKWQPVDPLVTNSIWKPKALEPPATDKENSLTYVIAFDNDGTVRDVTRRYAKAYTAKTRRLRIETAVDRGDRWWRKALEPFALPWPTDLDQIEDNELNATEGREPMPRNVADFKDHPVFALERHLRRNEVLIPGSQPAGTVAAGSRAPLEKVYRRKDVRIARSRDKWYRMGREVKPMEVPVKFLPRRSNTKPGDYVDDGYGGDERNAAGTPVFTQEQTEVYHAPPVVNGRVPKNKFGNIDVYVASMVPEGGVHIHDEFDTAVRAACMLGIDYAPALSGFQFKGKQGTAVFNGVVVAQEYELAVRAVMGGFEDMDAQAELNKRSLAALHTWRRFLVALRIRERVWAGADAEERAEEERRLVGSVEVDTTGGGLGKYSAEKSGGFFTEESVAGDDARTMTGSIIHGEVGSILDGDSETSHGGRCGDEDGDGTEDGAGFELEPHDNMLEDAPSDVTEEYDMVDDEGGGGFLVD; the protein is encoded by the exons ATGGCTGGTCGGAAACGAACCAGGGTCAGCCGGTCCAGGGCCGCAAAGTCCGATGTACTGGATGTCTATCAAGAAatgctggccgaggccaccACAGACACAGGCCTGTCCACGTCGGTAGAGCCACCAGCAAAAAGACTCAAGAGACCCGGAGAAAGGAAGATGGAGGCCGGCATCGCGACCACGAGTATGGAAGCTGGAGGAgttgatgaagatgaagcTCAAGGCATCGAGTTCGAAGACGTAACTCTTCCTCAAGCGACGATCCAGACTATGTACAGAGATTcagaggacgacgacgatgaagaagaagaagacgatgatgacgatgaagagcttAAGTTTGAGAATATCGACTTCGCAACTATGCAGCCTGAGTCAGACGCCCGCGAAGAACCTCAAACACTCACACTGAATCTATCAGAACATGGCGGCACCAAGGCCGGTATCCAAAAGAGAACCATGAAACGAAAGCCCATCAcgaaagaggagaaggagcgcCGCATATTTACTCACAGGACGCATCTTTTGTGTCTCATACTGCACTGCGCCCTGAGGAATCGTTGGTGTAATGATGAGCAAGCTCAGAGGAGCCTTCGTCCTCTTCTAAGCAAGAAGACAATCAATTATCTGACACCAGGTCCTAGTCTTCCCCAATTTGGGCAAACGGAGTCACTGAAAAATGGACTGCAGCAAGCGGGGAGTATGTTCAAGTCTAAGTTCCAGATTACTGAAAGAGGGCTGCGCCGGCCCCTATGGGCCGAGGATCCCAAACATCTCGACAAT TATGAACTCCCGGCCAACATGGATTCATGCCTGAATCGTTCGGATTTCAGAGATGCAGCGAGGAAGCTGTGCGGGTCTCGGGACGTGGGTGCTCAGCTGTACTGCGCTCTATTGCGGTCCGTCGGAGTTCGTGCTCGTCTGGTTTGTTCATTACAGCCATTGTCGTTTGTTCATGGCGGCCCGAACCTACCGAAACCCCGGTCAATCGAGACACCAATAAAGCCGACCAGGGAGGACAAGATAAGGACTCAGCTATCACGTTACAGAGCCGTTGCAGACGAgtcgccgtcttccgccTCGGGCCTAACCTCACCACTTCGGCGGCTAGGTCATCCTAATGCCGCAGCCTACCAGTTGCCACTGCTATCTactccgccgccagcagcacAAAAGTCGAAAGAGACGCCCAAGAGGATTCATGAGTCGCCTTTCCCAGTCTACTGGGTCGAGGTGCTTGACGTTGGTCATCAAAAATGGCAGCCCGTAGACCCGCTGGTCACGAATTCCATCTGGAAACCTAAAGCATTAGAACCACCAGCTACCGACAAGGAGAACTCACTGACTTACGTCATCGCGTTCGATAACGACGGCACGGTACGAGATGTCACCAGACGGTATGCCAAGGCTTACACAGCCAAAACGCGGCGACTTCGCATTGAGACAGCCGTCGACAGAGGTGATCGGTGGTGGCGAAAAGCGCTGGAGCCGTTTGCTCTGCCTTGGCCGACAGACCTTGATCAGATCGAAGATAACGAGCTGAATGCGACTGAAGGACGCGAGCCAATGCCTCGCAACGTTGCAGACTTCAAAGACCACCCGGTGTTTGCACTGGAAAGGCACTTGAGGCGTAACGAGGTCCTCATCCCAGGATCACAGCCTGCAGGAACGGTTGCAGCCGGAAGTAGGGCTCCCCTTGAGAAAGTGTATCGACGTAAGGACGTGCGCATTGCCCGAAGCAGGGACAAGTGGTATCGTATGGGACGTGAAGTGAAGCCGATGGAGGTGCCCGTCAAGTTCCTGCCACGACGGTCGAATACAAAGCCAGGAGACTACGTCGATGACGGCTATGGAGGGGACGAACGCAACGCGGCTGGTACGCCTGTCTTCACTCAGGAACAGACAGAAGTGTACCACGCGCCACCAGTCGTTAACGGACGAGTGCCGAAGAACAAGTTTGGCAATATCGATGTTTACGTCGCAAGCATGGTGCCTGAGGGCGGTGTTCATATCCATGACGAGTTCGACACTGCTGTGAGGGCCGCCTGCATGTTAGGCATCGATTACGCGCCTGCTCTGTCAGGATTCCAGTTCAAAGGCAAGCAAGGCACGGCGGTTTTCAACGGCGTAGTGGTGGCTCAAGAGTATGAATTGGCCGTACGTGCGGTCATGGGCGGCTTCGAAGATATGGATGCGCAAGCAGAGCTCAACAAGCGATCATTGGCGGCTTTGCACACGTGGAGGCGGTTCCTTGTGGCTCTCCGTATCCGGGAGCGAGTATGGGCAGGGGCGGATGCCGAGGAGCgtgccgaagaagagagaagatTGGTTGGATCGGTTGAGGTTGATACAACAGGTGGTGGCCTGGGAAAATATAGCGCGGAGAAGAGTGGCGGATTCTTTACAGAGGAGTCGGTGGCGGGTGACGATGCCAGAACCATGACTGGAAGCATCATCCATGGCGAAGTCGGATCCATCCTTGACGGTGATAGCGAGACTAGCCATGGAGGTCGATgcggggacgaggacggagaCGGGACTGAAGATGGAGCCGGTTTCGAACTGGAGCCGCACGATAATATGCTCGAGGACGCGCCTAGCGATGTTACCGAGGAGTACGATATGGTGGACGAtgagggcggcggagggTTTTTGGTGGACTAG
- a CDS encoding C6 finger domain-containing protein: MSSAREGDPTEEESLQVQGLQDDRLEGDRMQEGGVHEDHIPEENIKEEGAQKGRAEDDRLQDEHLPDEDLSGEQIQDARMQNERIQNYPSPQMPEERMQDGDRMQSYPSPSAEAQDTGPYYHAGPRDDTHQDQPQPPATPQPQPSHPASVEELQLAAQLGQDLAAEPMMHVTDPSMNVEDPSLRSIMPHAHAHSHPEQPQPQTQTQPQPQPQHQVPPPPPPPPPPPPPPPPPPSRPYVPEEALSEPLQQHMPVPVAMDHHHLAQSYALGDSTPPRKRSKVSRACDECRRKKVKCDAQSDSGDNPCSNCKRSGIRCMFSRVPQKRGPSKGYIKELADRINSIEGKLEIQSESLPPDPMVHWTSAAASLNSTSGPGEDASRKRPFSSISSADLSTPAPQRQTTWGTEHRPLQPMTTPSDRFQSSPFTTNGLAPQPMPIKNDMQPRPSVAPMDGPVTDMPDIDQARDVDDEVFNGYLTIIQPYLPFLPSSKALIQDYLAQCPGLLREAFVEALSGTIHSFPSFQSGGLGDVRLAHTLLVEWEASDSTSRTPVANLVFLQTLLLMIIEADNRPLGSIGAPKESLLGRAVASANALKLYQAKADLSEAEAGSDTECQLRVRIWWSLVLLDRWNAVGAAVPSLIRDESVIVSPSLKVIVGEVQYLLIRASKFLSRASVMITNFQEPLNSTFADRMVGSFMDAWVEDFREDLPAHIEAGSYPVVHLVYWHCRLLAYLLNPSAQSTDALWPSQELVNLLVSHSQLITPMHHHFTVLAILTLVELTKVDKTKEDATRLLGEFSDSSLPASVFDGLVRDKIADHLRPPTSATAALASSAMEVAASQGLQHLADLATLSSAAVGKQDDAPAYRTALNYQDMGFDPRPLLLVGYLNVVRATQQAA; encoded by the exons ATGAGTTCGGCGCGCGAAGGCGACCCAACCGAGGAGGAAAGCCTGCAAGTGCAGGGTCTCCAAGATGACAGGCTGGAAGGTGACAGGATGCAAGAAGGCGGAGTGCACGAGGACCATATACCAGAGGAGAACATCAAAGAAGAGGGAGCTCAGAAAGGGCGAGCCGAAGACGACCGACTGCAAGATGAGCATCTGCCGGATGAGGATCTTTCAGGCGAACAGATTCAAGACGCGCGAATGCAGAATGAGCGGATCCAAAACTACCCCTCTCCCCAGATGCCAGAAGAGCGAATGCAAGATGGCGACCGAATGCAAAGCTATCCATCTCCCTCAGCCGAGGCACAGGATACTGGCCCGTATTATCACGCCGGACCACGGGACGACACTCACCAAGACCAGCCTCAGCCGCCGGCTACACCGCAGCCACAACCTTCCCACCCCGCAAGTGTAGAAGAGTTGCAACTGGCTGCCCAGCTTGGCCAGGACCTGGCGGCAGAGCCCATGATGCACGTCACGGATCCCAGCATGAACGTCGAGGATCCCAGCCTGCGTAGCATCATGCCTCACGCTCACGCCCATTCGCATCCGGAGCAACCTCAGCCCCAAACTCAAACtcaacctcaacctcaaCCACAGCACCAGgttccccctcctcctcccccccctcctcctcctccgccgccgccgccgccgccgccgtctcgtcccTACGTGCCTGAAGAGGCCCTTTCTGAGCCTCTCCAACAGCACATGCCTGTGCCTGTGGCAATGgatcaccatcatcttgcTCAGTCATACGCCCTCGGTGACAGTACGCCTCCGCGAAAGCGTTCCAAAGTTTCTCGCGCTTGCGACGAATGTCGGAGAAAAAAGGTCAAATGTGACGCTCAGTCCGATTCTGGGGATAACCCGTGCTCCAATTGCAAGCGCTCCGGCATTCGTTGCATGTTCAGCCGTGTTCCTCAGAAACGCGGCCCAAGCAAGGG GTATATCAAAGAACTTGCCGATAGGATCAACAGCATCGAGGGCAAGTTGGAGATTCAGAGTGAGTCTTTGCCACCCGATCCGATGGTACACTGGACATCTGCGGCAGCATCACTTAACTCGACCTCAGGTCCTGGCGAGGACGCCAGTCGTAAGCGGCCGTTCTCCAGCATTTCGAGTGCCGATCTATCTACCCCAGCGCCACAGAGACAGACTACGTGGGGAACCGAACACCGTCCTCTTCAGCCCATGACGACGCCATCGGATCGTTTCCAGTCGTCTCCCTTCACCACCAATGGTTTGGCTCCTCAGCCTATGCCTATCAAGAACGACATGCAACCTCGCCCTTCTGTTGCTCCCATGGATGGTCCAGTCACAGACATGCCTGATATCGACCAGGCTCGAGATGTAGACGATGAGGTATTCAATGG GTACCTCACGATAATTCAACCCTACCTCCCGTTCTTGCCGAGCAGCAAAGCACTGATCCAGGATTACTTGGCACAGTGCCCTGGTCTTCTTCGCGAAGCCTTTGTTGAGGCTCTCTCGGGAACCATTCAttctttcccttcttttcAGTCGGGTGGCCTTGGAGATGTCCGTCTCGCCCATACCCTACTTGTAGAATGGGAGGCCAGTGATTCCACCTCGCGAACTCCTGTGGCGAATCTGGTCTTCCTTCAAACCCTTCTTCTCATGATAATTGAGGCAGACAACCGGCCCTTGGGTTCCATTGGCGCACCTAAAGAATCACTGCTTGGCCGAGCTGTGGCAAGCGCCAATGCCTTGAAGTTGTACCAGGCCAAGGCGGATTTGTCCGAGGCTGAGGCCGGATCAGATACCGAGTGTCAGCTTCGCGTCAGAATCTGGTGGTCACTGGTTTTGCTTGACAGATGGAACGCAGTGGGTGCTGCTGTGCCCTCATTGATTCGAGATGAGAGTGTCATTGTGTCACCCAGCCTCAAAGTGATTGTTGGAGAGGTCCAGTACCTCCTAATTC GCGCCTCAAAGTTTCTGAGCCGTGCATCGGTTATGATAACCAACTTCCAAGAACCGCTGAACTCGACCTTTGCCGATCGGATGGTTGGCTCTTTCATGGATGCCTGGGTAGAAGACTTCCGTGAGGACCTACCTGCTCACATTGAGGCTGGCTCATACCCCGTCGTCCATCTGGTATACTGGCACTGTCGGTTATTGGCTTACTTGCTGAACCCCTCTGCCCAGTCGACGGACGCTTTATGGCCCAGCCAGGAGTTGGTCAACCTGCTTGTCAGCCATTCACAGCTCATAACGCCAATGCACCATCATTTTACTGTTCTCGCCATCTTGACACTGGTTGAGCTGACAAAGGTGGACAAGACAAAGGAGGATGCCACAAGGCTTTTGGGTGAATTCAGCGACTCGTCGCTGCCGGCTTCTGTATTTGATGGCCTAGTTCGGGACAAAATCGCAGATCACTTGCGTCCGCCCACCAGTGCTACTGCGGCtttggcctcgtcggcgatggaggTCGCAGCAAGCCAGGGGCTTCAACATCTGGCTGATTTGGCCACTCTTTCGTCAGCGGCTGTGGGAAAGCAGGATGATGCACCCGCTTACCGTACTGCCCTCAACTACCAAGACATGGGCTTCGATCCTCGGCCACTGCTGCTTGTCGGTTACCTCAACGTTGTCCGCGCAACTCAGCAAGCAGCTTAG
- a CDS encoding Copper fist DNA binding domain-containing protein: MIIDGEKYACEACVRGHRVSNCQHSDRPLQHINKKGRPVSQCQHCRSMRKSRSAHIKCDCGEKTSKCAHLQPTLDGHRETCCCNHGGRCTCSHKKEPALDTVPESDSDKEAIAPRPKPPIRRRRANTVHSDGMLTFDEHGHHKPAHKHNKASQKCGPYQLNRVNSLNSTSSLGSHSPERIVDNLINDPVTGRVAPSRQQRLVKSEAASPLMRGSSSFHQLNNQLPPLDLSGIEYPSYVPNASFDLFGGSGMSDHDAPIFSAGLSAASVDWSHIDLTDRTDKFAPSSYSQAGAQSFNGMFDFGTGSEPAPTLAATTSTSGEVSEVEDNFIAGDSDYDGFGTGSSSFIHPASYLATGADLSTIDYESFAKSSSNKFMTAPSSFDDGGPIAGGSLTFDDDPAFWGQQFNDGIATYQESPDGLPQFHADSWTLQ, translated from the exons ATGATCATCGACGGGGAGAAGTACGCCTGTGAGGCCTGCGTTCGGGGTCACCGTGTTAGCAATTGCCAACACTCTG ATCGTCCCCTTCAACATATCAACAAGAAGGGTCGCCCCGTCTCCCAATGTCAACACTGTCGCTCAATGCGCAAGTCGCGCTCTGCCCACATCAAGTGTGATTGTGGTGAGAAGACGAGCAAATGCGCTCACCTGCAGCCCACGCTCGACGGTCATCGAG AAACTTGCTGTTGCAATCATGGTGGTCGTTGCACCTGCAGCCACAAGAAGGAGCCAGCCCTCGACACCGTCCCCGAATCTGACTCCGACAAGGAAGCAATTGCCCCTCGACCGAAGCCGCCTATTCGGAGACGTCGTGCGAACACGGTCCACTCGGACGGTATGCTGACTTTCGACGAGCACGGCCACCACAAGCCCGCACACAAACACAACAAGGCCTCTCAGAAATGCGGGCCCTACCAACTCAACCGCGTCAACTCTTTGAACAGCACCAGCAGTCTGGGTAGTCACTCCCCCgagcgcatcgtcgacaaccTGATCAACGACCCTGTGACAGGCCGCGTTGCGCCCTCACGTCAACAGCGACTCGTCAAGTCCGAGGCCGCCTCTCCCCTGATGAGAGGCTCTTCTAGCTTCCATCAGCTTAACAaccagctgccgccgctTGATCTGTCCGGCATTGAGTACCCCTCATACGTACCTAATGCCTCCTTCGACCTGTTTGGGGGTTCCGGAATGTCGGATCATGATGCGCCCATCTTCAGTGCCGGGCTAAGCGCTGCTTCCGTAGACTGGAGCCACATCGATCTCACCGATAGGACGGACAAGTTTGCTCCCTCGAGTTACAGCCAGGCCGGTGCACAGAGCTTCAATGGCATGTTCGACTTTGGTACTGGCTCCGAGCCGGCCCCCACCCTggccgcgacgacgtcgacgtctgGCGAAGTCTCCGAGGTTGAAGACAACTTCATCGCAGGCGACAGCGATTATGACGGCTTCGGCACCGGAAGTAGCAGCTTCATCCATCCGGCAAGTTACCTTGCTACCGGCGCGGACCTCAGCACGATTGATTACGAAAGCTTCGCCAAATCATCAAGCAACAAATTCATGACGGCACCCTCCTCgttcgacgacggtggcccTATTGCTGGTGGTTCCCTAACCTTTGATGATGACCCGGCATTCTGGGGTCAGCAGTTCAATGACGGCATCGCTACGTACCAGGAGTCCCCTGACGGCCTACCGCAGTTCCACGCCGACTCTTGGACATTGCAGTAA
- a CDS encoding 2-dehydropantoate 2-reductase, translating into MGTPIPCPLYPADGHYDNNRADIDIIPRAVNIIFIGAGAVGCFYASRLHHPGRNIHVSLVARSNYKAINDSGVKLQTHSFGDYLFKPYAAFPSVEAAASPGNDDVTTHWDYVFVTTKALPDRSDDSLMIAPLVGPSTIVVLIQNGVGVEEPFRRRFPNNPIVSAVTVVSAEQTSPGVIRQNRWTRVSIGPHTNGLGTGDSELGRLGTRAVEQLGMWWGPGWGGIRDIEPHDEVGLQTVRWHKLCINAAFNPSAVLSGGRGNADMVTDPELREHVVGIMNEIRAAVPRILGREFPDDLATPDRIVKSTERNAGAKPSMLLDWEAGRPLELEVILGNPVRIARAHGVEMPRLQTLYALLKSAQAMREEKANKGKL; encoded by the exons ATGGGTACACCTATCCCTTGCCCGCTATATCCTGCCGATGGCCATTATGACAACAACAGAGCTGACATTGACATCATTCCCAGGGCTGTGaacatcatcttcatcggAGCTGGCGCTGTAGGCTGCTTCTATGCCTCGCGGCTGCATCAT CCTGGTCGCAATATCCACGTCTCGCTTGTGGCCAGGTCCAACTACAAGGCCATCAACGACTCAGGCGTGAAGCTGCAGACCCATTCGTTTGGCGACTACCTCTTCAAGCCGTACGCAGCCTTCCCGTCGGTTGAAGCTGCGGCATCACCAGGAAATGACGACGTCACGACACATTGGGACTATGTCTTCGTGACGACCAAAGCGTTGCCCGATCGCTCAGATGACTCGCTAATGATCGCTCCCCTGGTCGGACCCAGTACAATCGTCGTTTTGATCCAaaacggcgtcggcgtcgaggagcccTTTCGCCGGCGGTTCCCCAACAACCCCATCGTGAGCGCCGTAACTGTCGTCAGCGCCGAGCAGACATCGCCAGGCGTCATTCGACAGAACCGCTGGACGCGGGTCAGCATTGGACCGCATACAAATGGACTCGGCACGGGCGACTCTGAACTAGGTCGGCTTGGTACGCGGGCagtcgagcagctcggcatGTGGTGGGGTCCGGGTTGGGGTGGCATCCGCGACATTGAGCCCCATGATGAGGTCGGTCTGCAGACGGTGCGATGGCACAAGCTTTGCATCAACGCAGCGTTCAACCCGAGTGCGGTGCTGAGTGGCGGGAGAGGCAACGCCGATATGGTGACGGATCCGGAGCTGCGGGAACATGTGGTGGGCATCATGAACGAGATCAGAGCGGCTGTGCCCAGGATTCTGGGGAGGGAGTTTCCCGATGACTTGGCAACGCCAGATCGGATCGTCAAGAGCACGGAGCGGAACGCGGGAGCAAAGCCAAGCATGTTGCTCGACTGGGAGGCGGGACGGCCGCTGGAGCTGGAGGTGATTCTCGGCAACCCGGTAAGGATAGCAAGGGCACACGGCGTCGAGATGCCCCGCCTGCAGACCCTGTACGCGCTTCTGAAGAGCGCACAAGCAATGCGCGAAGAGAAAGCCAACAAAGGAAAACTGTAG